Within the Thiohalophilus sp. genome, the region GTGGCAGGCCAGCGTACGGCAGGGGGGCGAAAGCCGAATTGATCCAGATCAACAGGGTAAAACTCAAACGCGCTGTAAAATGCCAAATTGAACCGGAAGAGGAGGGATCCAATGAGTCTCTCTCAGGCACAAGCGGCAAGCCATCAGGGGATACTGGCCTATCGCCTGCATGGCAACTGCTATCTGAACCTTACCTGGCATTGTACCTTGCGCTGCCGTTTCTGCCCCAAGTTCAACGGCAGCTGGGATGTGCAGGGGTATGATCTGCGTTTGCATGATGAACCCGATGCTGAACAGATTCTTGCTGCAGCGGGTGATGTCACTGATTGCAAAGAGATCGTATTTTGCGGGTATGGCGAACCGACGTTGCGGCTCGATGTGTTGTTATACGTGGCGGAGCGATTAAAACAGCAGGGCGCGAAGGTCCGGATCAATACCGATGGCCTGGCCAATCTGATTCATGGCTGTGATGTCACGCCACAGCTGGCGAACGTTGTCGATGCGGTTTCAATTTCGCTGAACGCCCATAACGAAGCACTCTATGAGCAGCACTGCCGACCCAAGCGGCATGGTGCGTTTCAGGCATTGCAGAACTTTGCCCGCCTGGCGCAGCAGCAGGGTATCGATGTGACGCTCACTGCCATCGATGGTCTGGAAGGCGTCGATATTGCGGCCTGTCAGGCCATCGCCGAACAGCTCGGGGTAAAATTCCGGCGTCGTATCCTGGACCAGGTCGGCTGATCCAGTCGGTGATTTATTTTACTCCCTGAAGCAGGCGAACTTGCCGCTGCCACATCGGCGGGCAGGGCGTGGAACCGGGGGAAAATACTGGTACTATTACGGGAAACCCGGGAAATAAAAAAACTCTAAACCACACAAAACAGAAGGTTTTATGATGTCGATGTCCCGCCCCCGGACACGGCCAGCCTGTTACGTACTCCAGCTGTTGAGCATGTTCGTCCTGAGCGTATCTCTACGATCATTGCCGGCACAGGAGAGTCAGGATGGCGGAGTTTATGAAGATATGCCCGTGGTGCTTTCCGCCACCCGCCTGCGCCAGTCGGTTCGCGATGCGCCGGTCTCCATGACCGTGATCGATCGTGAACTGATCGAAGCCTCCGGTTTTACCGAAATTCCCGATCTCATGCGCCTGGTGCCCGGCTTTGTCGTCGATTACGACAGCGGTCATCTGCCGGTGAGCGGTTATCACATGCTGCATGATCGTTACGTGCGCCATCAGCAGGTGCTGATCGATGGCCGCTCGGTTTATACCCCGATCCTCGGCGGGGTGCCGTGGGTGGATCTGCCCATCACCATGGATGACATCGAGCGCATTGAAGTGGTACGTGGACCCAATGCGGCCAGTTATGGCTCCAACTCTTTTCTTGGCGTGATCAACATCATTACCCGTGATTCGGTGCTGGATCGTGGTACCAGTGTCAAGGTCAACAGCGGTGATAACGGCCTGCAGGAAGGCTTTCTGCGCCATGGCAATAAACTGGGGGATATGGATTATGTCTTCTCACTCGCCTACCGGCAGGACTGGGGGTTTGATGAACGTCATGATGATAAACGTGTCAAGATGGCCACTTTCCGTGGTGATTACCAGATCGATACCAATGATTCGCTGATTCTCCAGATGGGCTACAACGGTGGAATACGCGAAGAAGACAATACGATCGATCTGACAATTCCGGATTTTGAGCGCAAGGTGAATTCACAGTATCAACAGATCCGATGGATTCGGGCACTGCCCGATTATGGGGAGCTACGGCTACAATATTATCGCATAGCGCTTGATGAACAGAAAAAGTATCCTGATTCAGATCAGAGTTTCTTCACTGAGCGTCAAGATATAGAGTTACAGCACACTTTTACTCTCGGGGATAAAACACGCATGGTCTGGGGAGGAAGTTATCGTCAGGATCATTCCGAGAGTGAATATTATGTTGTCCAGGAGGCGCCGGAAAATGTGAATATTGGTCGCTTGTTTGCCAATGTGGAATACCGCTATAACCCTGATCTGATTATCAATGGTGGATTAATGGTTGAAGACAATGACCTGGCCGGCGTCGATTATCTTCCTCGGCTGGGGGTTAACTATCATTTAACGCCGCAGGATACCGTTCGCGCCAGTGTTTCACGGGCGACTCGTGAGCCGGTGTTAACCGAGGAATACCCCAATCTGGATGCAATTGTGCCAGGTGGTTTTCATTGGCAAAATGATGTCGACCCGGAATATATTACGGCCTATGAGCTGGGTTATCTGACAGAAACACGCGACCAGGCTGTTTCGGTCGACATCAAGCTCTATTACGAAAAAATTACCGGATTGATTCAATATAGTCAGGACCCGGGATTTAATTATTATTATTTTGACAATTTTGACGAAGCTTCGATTCGGGGTCTTGAAACCCAAGTAACGCTTCGACCCTCGGAGCGTAGTCGAATTCATTTTACCTATGCCAATACCAACATCAATTCAGAAAATGTAACTAATTTGACGGAATATCACCTGGCCAGTCCGAGGCATGCAGTCAGTCTGTTGGGAGTCTGGGAGTTTGAGAATAATGTTACCGGCAGTTTGGGTTTCTATCACAAAACTTCCCACAAACAGTTGGGTGCGTCAGCCAGGCCGCCCTACGAATCCTATGAAAGAGTAGATATGCGCCTGGCAAGAAAATTCAGCGCTGCGGGGCATGACCAGGAGTTGTCTGTGGTTATCCAAAACGTCTTTTATGAAACGCAGGAGAGTATTTTACACAACTTCCCCGATCGGCGTTTTTATGTGTCCTATAAACTGGCAATGGATTGAATTGACGAGACTACTCTGTTTCGGGTTTGAATAGACGATCGGCATTCTGATGGGAGAGCTTGTCGGCAACATCCGCTGGCAATTGTGACAGCCAGGTGCGGATTATCTTGACAACCTTTCCGTATTCACGCCAGCGCTGCGTGCTGTAGGTGTCCACCCCGATCAAAAATTTCTCCGGATGCTGTATAAAAAGGTTGTACCACGTGTCAGCAAGCATGCCGTCTGGTGCGATACGATCGTCACGCACCGAGACATCGATATACAATCGCGGATAGCGTTGCAGATAATCATCCAGTAAATCCGGATACGGATAGGTGCCGGCATGGGCCCAGATTACCGTCACTCCGGGCTCGATTTCGTAAAGGGTATCGATCACCGCCGGATCGCAATGCATTAACAACGGCAGGTTGTGCCGTGCAGCCAGTTGTACCAGCCGGTGCAACACCGGGCTGTGACGATGTTTTGCGAAAATATGCAGTTCACCGATACCACGCCAGGGTCCGTCTTCAAGTTGTTGTTCAACATAGTCCGGCAGAAGACTATCCTGATGCCAGTTTTGTTTATCTTCACTCTGGCGGTAGATGCCGAGAAACGGGATGATACGTTGTGGGTCGTGCTCGAACAGCATGGCCGCATGCTGTGGGGGTGTACTGGTGACTACTGCATGCTGGATGTGCTCGTGCCGGAGGATGTTGACGATCTGTTCCGGTGTGAGGGTGCGAGCATCCGCTTCGTTGTAGTGCAGATGAGTGTCGAACAATGGTCGCTCTGCGTGGACAGCGGTTGTGAAAAGCAGGACGGTCAGCAGCGGT harbors:
- a CDS encoding TonB-dependent receptor plug domain-containing protein gives rise to the protein MFVLSVSLRSLPAQESQDGGVYEDMPVVLSATRLRQSVRDAPVSMTVIDRELIEASGFTEIPDLMRLVPGFVVDYDSGHLPVSGYHMLHDRYVRHQQVLIDGRSVYTPILGGVPWVDLPITMDDIERIEVVRGPNAASYGSNSFLGVINIITRDSVLDRGTSVKVNSGDNGLQEGFLRHGNKLGDMDYVFSLAYRQDWGFDERHDDKRVKMATFRGDYQIDTNDSLILQMGYNGGIREEDNTIDLTIPDFERKVNSQYQQIRWIRALPDYGELRLQYYRIALDEQKKYPDSDQSFFTERQDIELQHTFTLGDKTRMVWGGSYRQDHSESEYYVVQEAPENVNIGRLFANVEYRYNPDLIINGGLMVEDNDLAGVDYLPRLGVNYHLTPQDTVRASVSRATREPVLTEEYPNLDAIVPGGFHWQNDVDPEYITAYELGYLTETRDQAVSVDIKLYYEKITGLIQYSQDPGFNYYYFDNFDEASIRGLETQVTLRPSERSRIHFTYANTNINSENVTNLTEYHLASPRHAVSLLGVWEFENNVTGSLGFYHKTSHKQLGASARPPYESYERVDMRLARKFSAAGHDQELSVVIQNVFYETQESILHNFPDRRFYVSYKLAMD
- a CDS encoding amidohydrolase family protein; amino-acid sequence: MPKCLLPLLTVLLFTTAVHAERPLFDTHLHYNEADARTLTPEQIVNILRHEHIQHAVVTSTPPQHAAMLFEHDPQRIIPFLGIYRQSEDKQNWHQDSLLPDYVEQQLEDGPWRGIGELHIFAKHRHSPVLHRLVQLAARHNLPLLMHCDPAVIDTLYEIEPGVTVIWAHAGTYPYPDLLDDYLQRYPRLYIDVSVRDDRIAPDGMLADTWYNLFIQHPEKFLIGVDTYSTQRWREYGKVVKIIRTWLSQLPADVADKLSHQNADRLFKPETE
- a CDS encoding TatD family nuclease-associated radical SAM protein, whose amino-acid sequence is MSLSQAQAASHQGILAYRLHGNCYLNLTWHCTLRCRFCPKFNGSWDVQGYDLRLHDEPDAEQILAAAGDVTDCKEIVFCGYGEPTLRLDVLLYVAERLKQQGAKVRINTDGLANLIHGCDVTPQLANVVDAVSISLNAHNEALYEQHCRPKRHGAFQALQNFARLAQQQGIDVTLTAIDGLEGVDIAACQAIAEQLGVKFRRRILDQVG